The Bubalus kerabau isolate K-KA32 ecotype Philippines breed swamp buffalo chromosome 16, PCC_UOA_SB_1v2, whole genome shotgun sequence genome includes a region encoding these proteins:
- the DDX54 gene encoding ATP-dependent RNA helicase DDX54 isoform X2: MAAGTRPAAASRSRATMAQWKKKKGLRKRRGAASQSHSSDSEDGEFEIQAEDDARAQKLGPGRPLPTFPTSECTSDVEPDTREMVRAQNKKKKKSGGFQSMGLSYPVFKGIMKKGYKVPTPIQRKTIPMILDGKDVVAMARTGSGKTACFLIPMFERLKTHSAQTGARALILSPTRELALQTMKFTKELGKFTGLKTALILGGDKMEDQFAALHENPDIIIATPGRLVHVAVEMNLKLQSVEYVVFDEADRLFEMGFAEQLQEIIGRLPGGHQTVLFSATLPKLLVEFARAGLTEPVLIRLDVDSKLNEQLKTSFFLVREDAKAAVLLHLLRNVVRPQDQTVVFVATKHHAEYLSELLATQGVSCAHIYSALDQTARKINLARFTHGKCSALIVTDLAARGLDIPLLDNVINYSFPAKGKLFLHRVGRVARAGRSGTAYSLVAPDEVPYLLDLHLFLGRALTLARPPEEPSGTKGGDGVLGRVPQGVVDDEDCGLRTSLEASLELRGLSRVADNAQQQYVRSRPAPSPESIKRAKELDLAGLGLHPLFSSRFQQEELQRLRLVDSIRNYRSRATIFEINASSRDLSSQVMRAKREKDRKAIASFQQGRQERQEGPAGPAPSLPAPQEEQPEKEEVAGESVEDVFTEVVGRKRQQPGPHRGAKRRREEARQRDQAFYIPYRPKDFDSERGLSIGGDRGAFEQQVAGAVLDLMGDEAQSLTRGRQQLKWDRKKKRFVGQSGQEDKKKIKTESGRYISSSYKRDLYQKWKQKQKIDDRDSEEEGTFDRRGPERRGGKRGRGQGASQPRTPGTPAGRVRSELKTKQQILKQRRRAQKMRFLQRGGLKQLSARNRRRAQELQQGAFGRGAPSKKGKMRKRM, encoded by the exons ATGGCTGCCGGCACGCGCCCGGCGGCCGCATCGCGGTCTAGAGCTACCATGGCCCAgtggaagaagaagaaggggcTCCGGAAGCGCCGGGGTGCGGCGTCCCAGTCCCACAGCAGCGACTCGGAGGACGGCGAGTTTGAGATCCAGGCAGAAGATGACGCCCGGGCCCAGAAG CTGGGACCTGGCAGACCCCTACCCACTTTCCCCACCTCGGAATGCACCTCGGACGTGGAGCCAGACACGCGGGAGATGGTGCGAGCTCagaacaagaagaagaagaaatcaggAGGCTTCCAGTCCATGG GCCTGAGCTACCCAGTCTTCAAAGGCATCATGAAGAAGGGCTACAAGGTGCCGACACCCATCCAGAGGAAG ACCATCCCAATGATCCTGGACGGCAAGGATGTGGTGGCAATGGCCCGGACGGGCAGTGGCAAGACCGCCTGCTTCCTCATCCCCATGTTCGAGCGGCTCAAGACCCACAGCGCCCAGACTGGGGCCCGTGCCCTCATCCTCTCGCCCACCCGAGAGCTGGCCCTGCAGACCATGAAGTTCACCAAGGAG CTTGGCAAGTTCACTGGCCTCAAGACTGCCCTGATCCTGGGTGGGGACAA GATGGAAGACCAGTTTGCAGCCTTGCACGAAAATCCTGACAT AATCATCGCTACCCCTGGGCGCTTGGTGCATGTGGCTGTGGAGATGAACCTGAAGCTGCAGAGTGTGGAGTACGTGGTATTCGATGAGGCCGACAG GCTCTTTGAAATGGGCTTCGCAGAGCAGCTCCAGGAAATCATCGGCCGCCTCCCAGGGGGCCACCAGACTGTCCTGTTCTCTGCCACACTGCCCAAGCTGCTGGTGGAGTTCGCCCGAGCTG GCCTGACGGAGCCCGTGCTCATCCGGTTAGATGTGGACTCTAAACTCAACGAGCAGCTCAAG ACCTCCTTCTTCCTGGTGCGGGAGGATGCCAAGGCCGCTGTGCTGCTCCACCTGCTGCGCAACGTGGTGCGGCCCCAGGACCAGACGGTCGTGTTTGTGGCCACCAAGCACCACGCGGAGTATCTCAGCGAG CTGCTGGCGACCCAGGGGGTGAGCTGTGCCCACATCTACAGCGCCCTGGACCAGACGGCCCGCAAGATTAACCTGGCCAGGTTCACGCATGGCAAGTGCTCGGCTCTCATCGTGACTGACCTGGCCGCCCGGGGCCTGGACATCCCACTGCTGGACAACGTCATCAACTACAGCTTCCCCGCCAAGGGCAAGCTCTTCCTGCACCGCGTGG GTCGTGTGGCCCGGGCCGGCCGAAGTGGCACGGCCTACTCCTTGGTGGCCCCCGACGAGGTCCCCTACCTACTGGACCTACACCTGTTCCTGGGCCGTGCTCTGACCCTTGCCCGTCCCCCTGAGGAGCCCTCAG GCACGAAAGGCGGGGACGGCGTACTGGGCCGGGTGCCGCAGGGTGTGGTGGATGACGAGGACTGCGGCCTGCGGACCAGCCTGGAGGCATCGCTGGAGCTGCGGGGCCTGAGCCGCGTGGCCGACAATGCCCAGCAGCAGTATGTGCGCTCACGGCCGGCGCCCTCGCCCGAGTCCATCAAGAGGGCCAAGGAGCTGGACCTCGCCGGGCTGGGCCTACACCCGCTCTTCA GCTCTCGCTTCCAGCAGGAGGAGCTGCAGCGGCTCAGGCTGGTGGACAGCATCAGGAACTACCGCTCCCGGGCG ACCATCTTTGAGATCAACGCCTCCAGCCGCGACCTGAGCAGCCAGGTGATGCGCGCCAAGCGGGAGAAGGACCGCAAAGCCATCGCCAGCTTCCAGCAGGGACGGCAGGAGCGGCAGGAGGGCCCGGCAGGCCCAGCCCCGAGCCTCCCAGCACCGCAGGAGGAGCAGCCTGAGAAGGAGGAGGTGGCGGGAGAGAGTGTAGAG GACGTCTTCACGGAAGTTGTCGGCCGGAAGCGACAGCAGCCAGGACCCCACCGGGGAGCCAAGAGGCGGAGGGAGGAGGCCCGGCAGCGGGACCAGGCGTTCTACATCCCCTACCGGCCCAAGGATTTTGACAGCGAGCGGGG CCTGAGCATCGGTGGGGACAGGGGCGCCTTCGAGCAGCAGGTGGCTGGTGCAGTGCTGGACCTGATGGGAGACGAAGCCCAGAGCCTGACCAGGGGCCGGCAGCAGCTCAAGTG GGACCGGAAGAAGAAGCGGTTTGTGGGACAGTCAGGACAAGAGGACAAGAAAAAGATCAAGACCGAGAGTGGCCGCTACATCAGCAGCTCCTACAAGCGGGACCT CTATCAAAAgtggaaacagaaacagaaaatcgATGATCGTGACTCAGAAGAAGAAGGAACTTTTGACCGCCGTGGCCCAGAGCGAAGAGGTGGGAAGCGCGGCCGAGGGCAAG GTGCATCCCAGCCCCGCACCCCTGGCACCCCCGCGGGCCGCGTGCGCTCAGAGCTCAAGACCAAGCAGCAGATCCTGAAGCAGCGGCGCCGAGCCCAGAAGATGCGCTTCCTGCAGCGTGGGGGCCTGAAGCAGCTCTCTGCCCGCAACCGGCGCCGcgcccaggagctgcagcaggGCGCCTTTGGCCGGGGTGCCCCTTCCAAGAAGGGCAAGATGAGGAAGAGGATGTAA
- the DDX54 gene encoding ATP-dependent RNA helicase DDX54 isoform X1, which translates to MAAGTRPAAASRSRATMAQWKKKKGLRKRRGAASQSHSSDSEDGEFEIQAEDDARAQKLGPGRPLPTFPTSECTSDVEPDTREMVRAQNKKKKKSGGFQSMGLSYPVFKGIMKKGYKVPTPIQRKTIPMILDGKDVVAMARTGSGKTACFLIPMFERLKTHSAQTGARALILSPTRELALQTMKFTKELGKFTGLKTALILGGDKMEDQFAALHENPDIIIATPGRLVHVAVEMNLKLQSVEYVVFDEADRLFEMGFAEQLQEIIGRLPGGHQTVLFSATLPKLLVEFARAGLTEPVLIRLDVDSKLNEQLKTSFFLVREDAKAAVLLHLLRNVVRPQDQTVVFVATKHHAEYLSELLATQGVSCAHIYSALDQTARKINLARFTHGKCSALIVTDLAARGLDIPLLDNVINYSFPAKGKLFLHRVGRVARAGRSGTAYSLVAPDEVPYLLDLHLFLGRALTLARPPEEPSGTKGGDGVLGRVPQGVVDDEDCGLRTSLEASLELRGLSRVADNAQQQYVRSRPAPSPESIKRAKELDLAGLGLHPLFSSRFQQEELQRLRLVDSIRNYRSRATIFEINASSRDLSSQVMRAKREKDRKAIASFQQGRQERQEGPAGPAPSLPAPQEEQPEKEEVAGESVEDVFTEVVGRKRQQPGPHRGAKRRREEARQRDQAFYIPYRPKDFDSERGLSIGGDRGAFEQQVAGAVLDLMGDEAQSLTRGRQQLKWDRKKKRFVGQSGQEDKKKIKTESGRYISSSYKRDLYQKWKQKQKIDDRDSEEEGTFDRRGPERRGGKRGRGQAGASQPRTPGTPAGRVRSELKTKQQILKQRRRAQKMRFLQRGGLKQLSARNRRRAQELQQGAFGRGAPSKKGKMRKRM; encoded by the exons ATGGCTGCCGGCACGCGCCCGGCGGCCGCATCGCGGTCTAGAGCTACCATGGCCCAgtggaagaagaagaaggggcTCCGGAAGCGCCGGGGTGCGGCGTCCCAGTCCCACAGCAGCGACTCGGAGGACGGCGAGTTTGAGATCCAGGCAGAAGATGACGCCCGGGCCCAGAAG CTGGGACCTGGCAGACCCCTACCCACTTTCCCCACCTCGGAATGCACCTCGGACGTGGAGCCAGACACGCGGGAGATGGTGCGAGCTCagaacaagaagaagaagaaatcaggAGGCTTCCAGTCCATGG GCCTGAGCTACCCAGTCTTCAAAGGCATCATGAAGAAGGGCTACAAGGTGCCGACACCCATCCAGAGGAAG ACCATCCCAATGATCCTGGACGGCAAGGATGTGGTGGCAATGGCCCGGACGGGCAGTGGCAAGACCGCCTGCTTCCTCATCCCCATGTTCGAGCGGCTCAAGACCCACAGCGCCCAGACTGGGGCCCGTGCCCTCATCCTCTCGCCCACCCGAGAGCTGGCCCTGCAGACCATGAAGTTCACCAAGGAG CTTGGCAAGTTCACTGGCCTCAAGACTGCCCTGATCCTGGGTGGGGACAA GATGGAAGACCAGTTTGCAGCCTTGCACGAAAATCCTGACAT AATCATCGCTACCCCTGGGCGCTTGGTGCATGTGGCTGTGGAGATGAACCTGAAGCTGCAGAGTGTGGAGTACGTGGTATTCGATGAGGCCGACAG GCTCTTTGAAATGGGCTTCGCAGAGCAGCTCCAGGAAATCATCGGCCGCCTCCCAGGGGGCCACCAGACTGTCCTGTTCTCTGCCACACTGCCCAAGCTGCTGGTGGAGTTCGCCCGAGCTG GCCTGACGGAGCCCGTGCTCATCCGGTTAGATGTGGACTCTAAACTCAACGAGCAGCTCAAG ACCTCCTTCTTCCTGGTGCGGGAGGATGCCAAGGCCGCTGTGCTGCTCCACCTGCTGCGCAACGTGGTGCGGCCCCAGGACCAGACGGTCGTGTTTGTGGCCACCAAGCACCACGCGGAGTATCTCAGCGAG CTGCTGGCGACCCAGGGGGTGAGCTGTGCCCACATCTACAGCGCCCTGGACCAGACGGCCCGCAAGATTAACCTGGCCAGGTTCACGCATGGCAAGTGCTCGGCTCTCATCGTGACTGACCTGGCCGCCCGGGGCCTGGACATCCCACTGCTGGACAACGTCATCAACTACAGCTTCCCCGCCAAGGGCAAGCTCTTCCTGCACCGCGTGG GTCGTGTGGCCCGGGCCGGCCGAAGTGGCACGGCCTACTCCTTGGTGGCCCCCGACGAGGTCCCCTACCTACTGGACCTACACCTGTTCCTGGGCCGTGCTCTGACCCTTGCCCGTCCCCCTGAGGAGCCCTCAG GCACGAAAGGCGGGGACGGCGTACTGGGCCGGGTGCCGCAGGGTGTGGTGGATGACGAGGACTGCGGCCTGCGGACCAGCCTGGAGGCATCGCTGGAGCTGCGGGGCCTGAGCCGCGTGGCCGACAATGCCCAGCAGCAGTATGTGCGCTCACGGCCGGCGCCCTCGCCCGAGTCCATCAAGAGGGCCAAGGAGCTGGACCTCGCCGGGCTGGGCCTACACCCGCTCTTCA GCTCTCGCTTCCAGCAGGAGGAGCTGCAGCGGCTCAGGCTGGTGGACAGCATCAGGAACTACCGCTCCCGGGCG ACCATCTTTGAGATCAACGCCTCCAGCCGCGACCTGAGCAGCCAGGTGATGCGCGCCAAGCGGGAGAAGGACCGCAAAGCCATCGCCAGCTTCCAGCAGGGACGGCAGGAGCGGCAGGAGGGCCCGGCAGGCCCAGCCCCGAGCCTCCCAGCACCGCAGGAGGAGCAGCCTGAGAAGGAGGAGGTGGCGGGAGAGAGTGTAGAG GACGTCTTCACGGAAGTTGTCGGCCGGAAGCGACAGCAGCCAGGACCCCACCGGGGAGCCAAGAGGCGGAGGGAGGAGGCCCGGCAGCGGGACCAGGCGTTCTACATCCCCTACCGGCCCAAGGATTTTGACAGCGAGCGGGG CCTGAGCATCGGTGGGGACAGGGGCGCCTTCGAGCAGCAGGTGGCTGGTGCAGTGCTGGACCTGATGGGAGACGAAGCCCAGAGCCTGACCAGGGGCCGGCAGCAGCTCAAGTG GGACCGGAAGAAGAAGCGGTTTGTGGGACAGTCAGGACAAGAGGACAAGAAAAAGATCAAGACCGAGAGTGGCCGCTACATCAGCAGCTCCTACAAGCGGGACCT CTATCAAAAgtggaaacagaaacagaaaatcgATGATCGTGACTCAGAAGAAGAAGGAACTTTTGACCGCCGTGGCCCAGAGCGAAGAGGTGGGAAGCGCGGCCGAGGGCAAG CAGGTGCATCCCAGCCCCGCACCCCTGGCACCCCCGCGGGCCGCGTGCGCTCAGAGCTCAAGACCAAGCAGCAGATCCTGAAGCAGCGGCGCCGAGCCCAGAAGATGCGCTTCCTGCAGCGTGGGGGCCTGAAGCAGCTCTCTGCCCGCAACCGGCGCCGcgcccaggagctgcagcaggGCGCCTTTGGCCGGGGTGCCCCTTCCAAGAAGGGCAAGATGAGGAAGAGGATGTAA
- the RITA1 gene encoding RBPJ-interacting and tubulin-associated protein 1 isoform X1 translates to MLREPWMQGLASRAPLLSLRTTESMKTPVELAISGMQTLHVQHRGRSGYRVKVRPSYVDETLFGSPAGTRPVPPDFDPPWMKKANRTRGVGTGVSQALGANGSCESTSSSGSTPTLTPRKKNKYRLISHTPSYCDESLFGSRQEGAGWEAKWMARGDAAKLHALFWTPPATPRGSHSPRPRETPVRAVHPADLSKTEHRVVASSRRLSVDGLDTPRPLRRERSHSLTHLNVPSTGHTPASSPCTNGPRDPRPAPSGVTFRSPLVTPRAGSVSVSVPTTPRQGGATQKTKPPWK, encoded by the exons ATGCTCAG GGAGCCCTGGATGCAGGGCCTGGCAAGTAGAGCACCCCTTTTGTCACTCAGGACTACGGAGAGCATGAAGACCCCAGTGGAGCTGGCCATCAGCGGGATGCAGACCCTCCACGTTCAGCACCGTGGCCGGAGTGGCTATCGGGTCAAGGTTAGGCCATCATACGTGGATGAGACTTTGTTTGGCAGCCCTGCAGGTACCCGGCCCGTACCACCAGACTTTGACCCACCATGGATGAAGAAGGCCAACAGAACCAGAGGAGTGGGGACAGGGGTGTCTCAGGCCTTGGGGGCCAATGGGAGCTGTGAGTCCACCTCCTCCAGTGGCAGCACCCCAACCCTCACACCAAGGAAGAAGAACAAATACAG aCTGATCAGCCACACTCCTTCTTACTGCGACGAGTCTCTCTTTGGCTCCCGACAGGAGGGCGCTGGCTGGGAGGCCAAGTGGATGGCAAGAGGTGATGCTGCAAAGCTCCACGCCCTCTTCTGGACCCCCCCAGCTACCCCTAGGGGCAGCCATTCTCCCCGCCCCAGGGAGACTCCAGTGCGGGCCGTTCACCCAGCTGACCTCTCAAAGACAGAGCACAGGGTAGTGGCCAGCTCCCGGAGGCTGTCCGTGGATGGGTTAGACACGCCACGCCCTCTGAGGCGGGAGCGTTCCCACTCCCTCACCCACCTTAATGTCCCCAGCACAGGTCACACACCCGCCAGTAGCCCCTGCACAAATGGGCCCCGAGATCCCAGGCCTGCCCCATCAGGGGTGACCTTCCGGAGCCCCCTGGTGACTCCCAGGGCTGGTTCAGTCAGTGTTTCAGTGCCAACTACCCCCCGACAAGGTGGAGCTACCCAGAAAACAAAGCCCCCTTGGAAATGA
- the RITA1 gene encoding RBPJ-interacting and tubulin-associated protein 1 isoform X3: MLRTTESMKTPVELAISGMQTLHVQHRGRSGYRVKVRPSYVDETLFGSPAGTRPVPPDFDPPWMKKANRTRGVGTGVSQALGANGSCESTSSSGSTPTLTPRKKNKYRLISHTPSYCDESLFGSRQEGAGWEAKWMARGDAAKLHALFWTPPATPRGSHSPRPRETPVRAVHPADLSKTEHRVVASSRRLSVDGLDTPRPLRRERSHSLTHLNVPSTGHTPASSPCTNGPRDPRPAPSGVTFRSPLVTPRAGSVSVSVPTTPRQGGATQKTKPPWK; this comes from the exons ATGCTCAG GACTACGGAGAGCATGAAGACCCCAGTGGAGCTGGCCATCAGCGGGATGCAGACCCTCCACGTTCAGCACCGTGGCCGGAGTGGCTATCGGGTCAAGGTTAGGCCATCATACGTGGATGAGACTTTGTTTGGCAGCCCTGCAGGTACCCGGCCCGTACCACCAGACTTTGACCCACCATGGATGAAGAAGGCCAACAGAACCAGAGGAGTGGGGACAGGGGTGTCTCAGGCCTTGGGGGCCAATGGGAGCTGTGAGTCCACCTCCTCCAGTGGCAGCACCCCAACCCTCACACCAAGGAAGAAGAACAAATACAG aCTGATCAGCCACACTCCTTCTTACTGCGACGAGTCTCTCTTTGGCTCCCGACAGGAGGGCGCTGGCTGGGAGGCCAAGTGGATGGCAAGAGGTGATGCTGCAAAGCTCCACGCCCTCTTCTGGACCCCCCCAGCTACCCCTAGGGGCAGCCATTCTCCCCGCCCCAGGGAGACTCCAGTGCGGGCCGTTCACCCAGCTGACCTCTCAAAGACAGAGCACAGGGTAGTGGCCAGCTCCCGGAGGCTGTCCGTGGATGGGTTAGACACGCCACGCCCTCTGAGGCGGGAGCGTTCCCACTCCCTCACCCACCTTAATGTCCCCAGCACAGGTCACACACCCGCCAGTAGCCCCTGCACAAATGGGCCCCGAGATCCCAGGCCTGCCCCATCAGGGGTGACCTTCCGGAGCCCCCTGGTGACTCCCAGGGCTGGTTCAGTCAGTGTTTCAGTGCCAACTACCCCCCGACAAGGTGGAGCTACCCAGAAAACAAAGCCCCCTTGGAAATGA
- the RITA1 gene encoding RBPJ-interacting and tubulin-associated protein 1 isoform X2, translating into MQGLASRAPLLSLRTTESMKTPVELAISGMQTLHVQHRGRSGYRVKVRPSYVDETLFGSPAGTRPVPPDFDPPWMKKANRTRGVGTGVSQALGANGSCESTSSSGSTPTLTPRKKNKYRLISHTPSYCDESLFGSRQEGAGWEAKWMARGDAAKLHALFWTPPATPRGSHSPRPRETPVRAVHPADLSKTEHRVVASSRRLSVDGLDTPRPLRRERSHSLTHLNVPSTGHTPASSPCTNGPRDPRPAPSGVTFRSPLVTPRAGSVSVSVPTTPRQGGATQKTKPPWK; encoded by the exons ATGCAGGGCCTGGCAAGTAGAGCACCCCTTTTGTCACTCAGGACTACGGAGAGCATGAAGACCCCAGTGGAGCTGGCCATCAGCGGGATGCAGACCCTCCACGTTCAGCACCGTGGCCGGAGTGGCTATCGGGTCAAGGTTAGGCCATCATACGTGGATGAGACTTTGTTTGGCAGCCCTGCAGGTACCCGGCCCGTACCACCAGACTTTGACCCACCATGGATGAAGAAGGCCAACAGAACCAGAGGAGTGGGGACAGGGGTGTCTCAGGCCTTGGGGGCCAATGGGAGCTGTGAGTCCACCTCCTCCAGTGGCAGCACCCCAACCCTCACACCAAGGAAGAAGAACAAATACAG aCTGATCAGCCACACTCCTTCTTACTGCGACGAGTCTCTCTTTGGCTCCCGACAGGAGGGCGCTGGCTGGGAGGCCAAGTGGATGGCAAGAGGTGATGCTGCAAAGCTCCACGCCCTCTTCTGGACCCCCCCAGCTACCCCTAGGGGCAGCCATTCTCCCCGCCCCAGGGAGACTCCAGTGCGGGCCGTTCACCCAGCTGACCTCTCAAAGACAGAGCACAGGGTAGTGGCCAGCTCCCGGAGGCTGTCCGTGGATGGGTTAGACACGCCACGCCCTCTGAGGCGGGAGCGTTCCCACTCCCTCACCCACCTTAATGTCCCCAGCACAGGTCACACACCCGCCAGTAGCCCCTGCACAAATGGGCCCCGAGATCCCAGGCCTGCCCCATCAGGGGTGACCTTCCGGAGCCCCCTGGTGACTCCCAGGGCTGGTTCAGTCAGTGTTTCAGTGCCAACTACCCCCCGACAAGGTGGAGCTACCCAGAAAACAAAGCCCCCTTGGAAATGA
- the RITA1 gene encoding RBPJ-interacting and tubulin-associated protein 1 isoform X4: MKTPVELAISGMQTLHVQHRGRSGYRVKVRPSYVDETLFGSPAGTRPVPPDFDPPWMKKANRTRGVGTGVSQALGANGSCESTSSSGSTPTLTPRKKNKYRLISHTPSYCDESLFGSRQEGAGWEAKWMARGDAAKLHALFWTPPATPRGSHSPRPRETPVRAVHPADLSKTEHRVVASSRRLSVDGLDTPRPLRRERSHSLTHLNVPSTGHTPASSPCTNGPRDPRPAPSGVTFRSPLVTPRAGSVSVSVPTTPRQGGATQKTKPPWK; encoded by the exons ATGAAGACCCCAGTGGAGCTGGCCATCAGCGGGATGCAGACCCTCCACGTTCAGCACCGTGGCCGGAGTGGCTATCGGGTCAAGGTTAGGCCATCATACGTGGATGAGACTTTGTTTGGCAGCCCTGCAGGTACCCGGCCCGTACCACCAGACTTTGACCCACCATGGATGAAGAAGGCCAACAGAACCAGAGGAGTGGGGACAGGGGTGTCTCAGGCCTTGGGGGCCAATGGGAGCTGTGAGTCCACCTCCTCCAGTGGCAGCACCCCAACCCTCACACCAAGGAAGAAGAACAAATACAG aCTGATCAGCCACACTCCTTCTTACTGCGACGAGTCTCTCTTTGGCTCCCGACAGGAGGGCGCTGGCTGGGAGGCCAAGTGGATGGCAAGAGGTGATGCTGCAAAGCTCCACGCCCTCTTCTGGACCCCCCCAGCTACCCCTAGGGGCAGCCATTCTCCCCGCCCCAGGGAGACTCCAGTGCGGGCCGTTCACCCAGCTGACCTCTCAAAGACAGAGCACAGGGTAGTGGCCAGCTCCCGGAGGCTGTCCGTGGATGGGTTAGACACGCCACGCCCTCTGAGGCGGGAGCGTTCCCACTCCCTCACCCACCTTAATGTCCCCAGCACAGGTCACACACCCGCCAGTAGCCCCTGCACAAATGGGCCCCGAGATCCCAGGCCTGCCCCATCAGGGGTGACCTTCCGGAGCCCCCTGGTGACTCCCAGGGCTGGTTCAGTCAGTGTTTCAGTGCCAACTACCCCCCGACAAGGTGGAGCTACCCAGAAAACAAAGCCCCCTTGGAAATGA